Proteins encoded together in one Pseudomonas arsenicoxydans window:
- a CDS encoding aldehyde dehydrogenase, whose protein sequence is MTTLTRADWEQRARDLKIEGRAYINGEYTDAVSGETFECISPVDGRLLGKIASCDAADAQRAVENARATFNSGVWSRLAPTKRKATMIRFAGLLKQHAEELALLETLDMGKPISDSLYIDVPGAAQALSWSGEAIDKIYDEVAATPHDQLGLVTREPVGVVGAIVPWNFPLMMACWKLGPALSTGNSVILKPSEKSPLTAIRIAALAVEAGIPKGVLNVLPGYGHTVGKALALHNDVDTLVFTGSTKIAKQLLIYSGESNMKRVWLEAGGKSPNIVFADAPDLQAAAEAAAGAIAFNQGEVCTAGSRLLVERSIKDTFLPLVIEALKTWKPGNPLDPATNVGALVDTQQMNTVLSYIESGHTDGAKLVAGGKRILQETGGTYVEPTIFDGVSNAMKIAQEEIFGPVLSVITFDTAEEAVAIANDTPYGLAAAVWTKDISKAHLTARALRAGSVWVNQYDGGDMTAPFGGFKQSGNGRDKSLHAFDKYTELKATWIKL, encoded by the coding sequence ATGACCACCCTGACTCGTGCCGATTGGGAACAACGGGCTCGCGATCTGAAGATCGAAGGCCGTGCCTACATCAATGGCGAATACACCGATGCCGTCTCCGGCGAGACCTTCGAGTGCATCAGCCCGGTCGATGGCCGTCTGCTGGGTAAGATTGCCAGCTGTGACGCCGCCGACGCCCAGCGCGCTGTTGAAAACGCCCGCGCCACTTTCAATTCCGGCGTCTGGTCGCGCCTGGCGCCGACCAAACGCAAAGCCACCATGATCCGTTTCGCCGGCCTGCTCAAACAGCACGCCGAAGAGTTGGCCCTGCTTGAAACCCTGGACATGGGCAAGCCGATCAGCGACTCCCTGTACATCGACGTTCCCGGCGCGGCGCAAGCCCTGAGCTGGAGCGGTGAAGCCATCGACAAGATCTACGACGAAGTCGCCGCCACCCCGCACGATCAGTTGGGTCTGGTAACTCGCGAACCGGTCGGCGTGGTTGGCGCCATCGTGCCGTGGAACTTCCCGCTGATGATGGCCTGCTGGAAACTCGGCCCGGCGCTGTCCACCGGCAACTCGGTAATCCTCAAGCCATCCGAAAAATCGCCGCTGACGGCTATTCGCATCGCGGCCCTGGCCGTTGAAGCCGGCATCCCGAAAGGCGTGCTGAACGTGCTGCCGGGTTACGGTCACACGGTCGGCAAGGCCCTGGCCCTGCACAACGATGTCGACACCTTGGTGTTCACCGGTTCGACCAAGATCGCCAAGCAACTGCTGATCTACTCCGGCGAATCGAACATGAAGCGCGTCTGGCTTGAAGCCGGCGGCAAGAGCCCGAACATCGTGTTCGCCGATGCCCCGGACCTGCAAGCCGCAGCCGAAGCCGCCGCCGGCGCCATTGCCTTCAACCAGGGCGAAGTCTGCACCGCCGGTTCGCGTCTGCTGGTCGAGCGTTCAATCAAGGACACTTTCTTGCCGCTGGTAATCGAAGCGCTGAAAACCTGGAAGCCGGGCAACCCACTGGACCCGGCGACCAACGTCGGCGCTCTGGTCGATACCCAGCAGATGAACACCGTGCTGTCCTACATCGAGTCTGGCCACACCGACGGCGCCAAACTGGTGGCGGGCGGCAAGCGCATTCTTCAGGAAACCGGTGGCACCTATGTTGAGCCGACGATTTTCGACGGCGTCAGCAATGCGATGAAAATCGCTCAGGAAGAAATCTTCGGCCCAGTGCTGTCGGTGATCACTTTCGATACCGCCGAAGAAGCCGTTGCGATCGCTAACGACACGCCATACGGCCTGGCCGCAGCGGTGTGGACCAAGGACATCTCCAAGGCTCACCTGACCGCCCGTGCGCTGCGTGCCGGTAGCGTCTGGGTCAACCAATACGATGGCGGCGACATGACCGCGCCGTTCGGTGGCTTCAAGCAGTCGGGTAACGGCCGCGACAAGTCGCTGCACGCGTTCGACAAGTACACCGAGCTGAAGGCGACCTGGATCAAGTTGTAA
- a CDS encoding MFS transporter encodes MRWATYFAVLASVLSVGLALGVSMPLVSFRLESWGYGSFAIGVMAAMPAIGVLLGAKISSHLAARLGTANLMRMCLWGGALSIGLLALLPSYPIWLLLRLMIGVILTLVFILGESWINQLVVEQWRGRLVALYGSSYALSQLAGPLLLGVLGTDHDYGFWVGVGLLMAAPLLLLGRSGAPTSEACSVTFSDLLGFCRGLPAIAWAVSLFAAFEAMILTLLPVYCLRQGFSTDIALAMVSTVVVGDALLQLPIGALADRLSRRTLFTGCAVVLLVSSLAIPLLIDTLLIWPLWVLFGASAGGLFTLSLILIGERYRDDALVRANAHIAQLWGIGCLVGPLAAGAGSQWISGHALPLLMAAGALGLVILLSRQGAFGAVTEPA; translated from the coding sequence ATGCGTTGGGCGACTTATTTCGCCGTGTTGGCGTCTGTCTTGAGTGTCGGCCTGGCCTTGGGCGTCAGCATGCCGCTGGTGTCCTTTCGCCTGGAAAGCTGGGGCTACGGTTCATTTGCCATTGGTGTGATGGCAGCCATGCCGGCCATTGGCGTGCTGCTGGGCGCGAAGATCTCCAGCCATCTGGCGGCGCGTCTGGGCACGGCCAATCTGATGCGTATGTGCCTGTGGGGCGGGGCTTTGTCCATCGGTTTGCTGGCGCTGTTGCCAAGCTATCCGATCTGGTTGCTGTTGCGGTTGATGATCGGGGTGATCCTGACACTGGTCTTTATCCTCGGTGAAAGCTGGATCAATCAACTGGTGGTCGAGCAATGGCGCGGGCGGCTGGTGGCGTTGTACGGCAGCAGTTATGCGTTGAGCCAGCTGGCCGGACCACTGCTGCTTGGCGTGTTGGGCACGGATCACGATTACGGATTCTGGGTCGGCGTCGGCTTGCTCATGGCGGCTCCGCTCCTGTTGCTGGGTCGCAGCGGCGCGCCCACCAGCGAAGCCTGCAGCGTGACCTTCAGCGACTTGCTGGGCTTCTGCCGTGGCTTGCCGGCGATTGCCTGGGCGGTGTCGTTGTTCGCGGCGTTTGAAGCGATGATCCTGACTTTGTTGCCGGTCTATTGCCTGCGTCAGGGCTTCAGCACGGACATCGCACTGGCGATGGTCAGCACCGTGGTGGTCGGTGATGCCTTGCTGCAATTGCCGATTGGCGCGCTGGCGGATCGCTTGTCCCGTCGCACGCTGTTCACCGGGTGCGCTGTGGTGTTGCTGGTGTCGAGCCTGGCGATTCCGTTGCTCATCGATACGTTGCTGATCTGGCCGCTTTGGGTGTTGTTCGGTGCCAGTGCCGGCGGGCTGTTCACCTTGTCACTGATCCTGATCGGCGAGCGCTATCGTGACGATGCGCTGGTGCGGGCCAATGCGCATATCGCGCAGTTGTGGGGAATTGGTTGCCTGGTCGGACCGCTGGCGGCTGGCGCCGGCAGCCAATGGATCAGCGGACATGCGTTGCCGTTGCTGATGGCGGCGGGTGCATTGGGTCTGGTGATTCTGTTGTCGCGACAAGGCGCGTTTGGCGCGGTGACTGAGCCTGCTTGA
- a CDS encoding phospholipase D family protein codes for MRFRQPLPALLLLASFLGGCATLDVPREPSQALPASDSAFGRSIQAQAAPHQGQSGFRLLSNSTEAFTARAELIRNAQSSLDLQYYIVHDGISTRMLVEELLKAADRGVRVRILLDDTTSDGLDQIIATLAAHPHIQIRLFNPLNLGRSTGVTRTAGRVLNLSQQHRRMHNKLWLADNSVAIVGGRNLGDEYFDAEPNLNFTDIDMLSVGPVAEQLGHSFDQYWNSALSKPIDEFLSSRPTAKDLENTRTQLEESLRETRKQNHALYQQLMRFTTHPRLDIWRRELIWAWNQALWDAPSKVLAKGEPDPHLLLTTQLAPELKGVSKELIMISAYFVPGQPGLVYLTGRADAGVSVKLLTNSLEATDVPAVHGGYAPYRKALLEHGVQLFELRRQPGAGGGSGPHVFHSKAYRGSDSSLHSKAMIFDQQKSFVGSFNFDPRSVLWNTEVGVLVDSPELAARVRELAMQGMAPALSYQAKLENGNVVWVTEDNGKLHTLTKEPGSLWRRFEAWMSTTVGLERML; via the coding sequence GTGAGATTCAGACAGCCACTGCCCGCTCTTCTGTTACTCGCCTCGTTTCTTGGTGGCTGCGCAACTCTCGACGTTCCTCGCGAACCGAGCCAGGCGTTGCCCGCCAGCGACTCGGCATTCGGCCGCTCGATCCAGGCCCAGGCCGCGCCCCACCAAGGGCAGTCAGGCTTTCGCCTGTTGTCCAACAGCACCGAAGCTTTCACCGCCCGCGCCGAGTTGATCCGCAACGCTCAAAGCAGCCTCGATTTGCAGTACTACATCGTTCATGACGGCATCAGCACGCGGATGCTGGTTGAGGAGCTGCTGAAAGCTGCCGACCGTGGCGTACGCGTACGGATCCTGCTCGATGACACCACCAGCGATGGCCTCGACCAGATCATCGCGACACTGGCGGCGCATCCGCACATCCAGATTCGTCTGTTCAACCCGCTGAACCTTGGCCGCAGCACGGGCGTGACACGCACCGCCGGACGGGTGCTCAACCTCTCGCAGCAGCACCGACGCATGCACAACAAGCTGTGGCTGGCGGACAACAGCGTGGCCATTGTGGGCGGACGCAATCTGGGGGATGAGTATTTCGATGCCGAACCCAATCTGAATTTCACCGACATCGACATGCTCAGCGTAGGGCCGGTCGCTGAACAGCTCGGGCACAGTTTCGACCAATACTGGAACAGTGCGCTGAGCAAGCCGATCGACGAGTTTCTCTCAAGCAGGCCCACCGCAAAGGACCTGGAAAACACACGCACGCAGCTGGAAGAGTCACTGCGAGAAACCCGCAAACAGAATCACGCGCTCTATCAGCAACTCATGAGGTTCACCACCCATCCGCGTCTGGACATTTGGCGCCGGGAGCTGATCTGGGCCTGGAACCAGGCGCTATGGGACGCGCCGAGCAAGGTATTGGCCAAGGGCGAACCTGATCCGCATTTGCTGCTGACCACGCAGTTGGCGCCCGAGCTCAAAGGTGTCAGCAAAGAGCTGATCATGATCTCGGCGTACTTCGTCCCCGGACAGCCGGGGCTGGTGTACCTGACTGGCCGCGCCGACGCCGGGGTGTCGGTGAAGCTGCTGACCAACTCGTTGGAAGCCACTGACGTGCCGGCCGTGCACGGCGGTTATGCGCCGTATCGCAAGGCGTTGCTGGAACACGGCGTGCAGTTGTTCGAACTGCGGCGCCAGCCTGGTGCGGGTGGCGGCAGCGGTCCGCATGTGTTTCACAGCAAGGCCTACCGAGGCTCCGATTCCAGCCTGCACAGCAAGGCGATGATCTTCGACCAACAGAAGTCCTTTGTCGGTTCGTTCAATTTCGACCCGCGCTCGGTGCTGTGGAACACCGAAGTCGGCGTGCTGGTGGACAGCCCCGAGCTGGCAGCCCGTGTTCGCGAACTGGCGATGCAGGGCATGGCGCCGGCCCTGAGTTATCAGGCGAAGCTGGAAAACGGCAATGTTGTCTGGGTCACCGAAGACAACGGCAAGCTGCACACCCTGACCAAGGAGCCGGGAAGTTTGTGGCGGCGGTTCGAGGCTTGGATGAGCACGACAGTAGGTTTGGAGCGGATGCTCTGA
- a CDS encoding aminotransferase-like domain-containing protein, with the protein MTLYVNLAELLGTRIEQGFYRPGDRLPSVRALSVEHGVSLSTVQQAYRMLEDSGLATPKPKSGYFVPAGRELPELPAIGRPAQRPVDISQWDQVLELIRAVPRKDVVQLGRGMPDITTPTMKPLLRNLARISRRQDMPGLYYDNIYGTLELREQIARLMLDSGCQLTASDLVITTGCHEALSTSIRSICEPGDIVAVDSPSFHGAMQTLKGLGMKALEIPTDPITGISLDALELALEQWPIKAIQLTPNCNNPLGYIMPESRKRALLTLAQRFDVAIIEDDVYGELSYSYPRPRTIKSFDEDGRVLLCSSFSKTLAPGLRIGWVAPGRYLERVLHMKYISTGSTAPQPQIAIAEFLKAGHFEPHLRRMRTQYQRNRDLMIDWVTRYFPAGTRASRPQGSFMLWVELPEGFDTLKLNRDLHDQGVQIAVGSIFSASGKYRNCLRMNYAAKPTPQIEDAVRKVGAAAIKLLAQND; encoded by the coding sequence ATGACCCTTTACGTAAACCTCGCCGAATTGCTCGGCACGCGTATCGAACAGGGCTTCTATCGCCCCGGTGACCGGCTGCCCTCGGTGCGGGCATTGAGTGTTGAACATGGCGTCAGCCTGAGCACGGTCCAGCAGGCGTATCGCATGCTGGAAGACAGCGGGCTGGCGACGCCCAAACCCAAGTCCGGCTATTTCGTACCGGCGGGTCGCGAGCTGCCCGAGTTGCCGGCGATTGGCCGCCCGGCCCAGCGCCCAGTGGATATTTCGCAATGGGATCAGGTGCTGGAGCTGATCCGCGCCGTGCCGCGCAAGGATGTTGTGCAATTGGGGCGCGGCATGCCGGACATCACCACGCCGACCATGAAACCACTGCTGCGCAACCTTGCGCGAATCAGTCGCCGCCAGGACATGCCAGGCCTGTATTACGACAACATCTACGGCACCCTCGAACTGCGCGAGCAGATCGCCCGCCTGATGCTCGATTCCGGCTGCCAATTGACTGCCAGCGACCTGGTGATTACCACGGGTTGCCACGAAGCGCTGTCCACCAGCATTCGCTCCATTTGTGAGCCCGGCGACATCGTGGCCGTGGACTCGCCGAGCTTTCACGGCGCCATGCAGACCCTCAAGGGCCTGGGCATGAAGGCCCTGGAAATCCCGACCGACCCGATCACCGGGATCAGCCTCGATGCACTCGAACTGGCCCTGGAACAATGGCCGATCAAGGCCATACAGTTGACCCCAAACTGCAACAACCCGCTGGGCTACATCATGCCGGAGTCGCGAAAACGTGCGTTGTTGACGCTTGCACAGCGTTTCGACGTGGCGATCATCGAAGACGATGTGTATGGCGAACTTTCCTACAGCTATCCACGCCCGCGCACGATCAAATCTTTCGACGAGGACGGCCGCGTCCTGCTTTGCAGCTCTTTTTCCAAGACGCTGGCGCCGGGCTTGCGTATTGGCTGGGTTGCTCCCGGGCGGTATCTGGAACGGGTGCTGCACATGAAATACATCAGCACCGGCTCTACCGCGCCGCAGCCGCAGATTGCCATTGCCGAATTTCTCAAGGCTGGGCATTTCGAACCGCATTTGCGGCGGATGCGCACGCAATACCAGCGCAATCGCGACCTGATGATTGACTGGGTCACCCGCTACTTCCCCGCTGGCACCCGCGCCAGCCGTCCGCAAGGCAGCTTCATGCTGTGGGTTGAACTGCCGGAAGGCTTCGATACCCTGAAACTGAATCGTGACCTGCACGATCAAGGCGTACAGATTGCAGTCGGCAGTATCTTTTCCGCCTCGGGTAAATACCGCAATTGCCTGCGCATGAACTACGCTGCCAAGCCAACGCCGCAGATCGAAGACGCGGTGCGCAAGGTCGGCGCGGCCGCCATCAAACTACTGGCGCAAAACGACTGA
- a CDS encoding DUF1127 domain-containing protein, producing the protein MNGLSDVRLTLHSQELAAGQYNGARAAVMRNAPCGLSRWGLFWHRLHTRKMLLELTPEQLRDVGLSREQAREEGLKPFWRI; encoded by the coding sequence ATGAACGGCTTGAGCGATGTGCGGCTGACGTTACACAGTCAGGAACTGGCGGCAGGGCAATACAACGGTGCGCGCGCTGCGGTCATGCGCAACGCACCGTGCGGCCTGAGTCGCTGGGGTCTGTTCTGGCATCGCCTGCACACGCGCAAGATGTTGCTTGAGCTGACGCCGGAGCAACTCAGGGATGTCGGGTTGAGTCGCGAGCAGGCGCGGGAGGAGGGGCTGAAACCCTTCTGGCGGATCTGA
- a CDS encoding NAD(P)/FAD-dependent oxidoreductase — protein MNARAQQPAPSHRHAASYYAASSLPQPDHPVLQGEQVADVCVVGGGFSGLNTALELAERGFSVVLLEAHKIGWGASGRNGGQLIRGVGHGLDQFANFIGVDGVRQMKLMGLEAVEIVRQRIGRFQIPCDLTWGYCDLANKPRDLEGFAEDAEELRSLGYRYETRLLQANEIHSVVGSDRYVGGLIDMGSGHLHPLNLALGEAAAAQQLGVKLFEQSAVTRIEYGPEVKVHTAQGSVRAKTLVLGCNAYLNELNPELSGKVLPAGSYIIATEPLSEALAHSLLPQNMAVCDQRVALDYYRLSADRRLLFGGACHYSGRDPKNIGAYMRPKMLEVFPQLAEVKIDYQWGGMIGIGANRLPQIGRLKDQPNVYYAQAYSGHGVNATHLAGKLLAEAISGQQSGGFDLFARVPHVTFPGGKHLRSPLLALGMLWHRLKELV, from the coding sequence ATGAATGCCCGTGCCCAGCAACCTGCCCCAAGCCACCGGCACGCCGCCTCTTATTACGCGGCCAGCAGCCTGCCGCAACCCGATCATCCGGTGTTGCAAGGTGAGCAGGTGGCCGATGTGTGCGTGGTCGGCGGCGGTTTTTCGGGGCTCAATACGGCGCTGGAGCTGGCCGAACGCGGCTTCAGCGTGGTGCTACTGGAAGCGCACAAGATCGGCTGGGGCGCCAGCGGACGCAATGGCGGGCAGTTGATTCGCGGCGTCGGTCACGGCCTCGATCAGTTCGCCAATTTCATCGGTGTGGACGGTGTGCGTCAGATGAAACTCATGGGCCTGGAAGCGGTAGAAATAGTCCGACAACGGATCGGGCGTTTTCAGATCCCCTGCGACCTGACCTGGGGCTATTGCGATCTGGCGAACAAGCCTCGCGATCTCGAAGGTTTTGCCGAGGACGCCGAAGAACTGCGCAGCCTCGGTTACCGCTACGAGACCCGTCTGCTGCAAGCCAATGAAATACACTCGGTGGTGGGTTCCGACCGCTACGTCGGCGGCTTGATCGACATGGGCTCCGGCCATCTGCACCCGCTGAACCTGGCTCTGGGCGAAGCGGCGGCTGCGCAGCAGCTGGGGGTGAAACTGTTCGAACAATCGGCCGTGACCCGCATCGAGTACGGCCCCGAGGTCAAGGTCCATACCGCCCAAGGCTCGGTGCGTGCGAAGACACTGGTGCTGGGCTGCAACGCCTACCTCAACGAACTCAATCCCGAACTCAGCGGCAAGGTGCTGCCCGCCGGCAGCTACATCATCGCCACCGAGCCGTTGAGTGAAGCGCTGGCCCACTCGTTGCTGCCGCAGAACATGGCTGTCTGCGATCAGCGGGTGGCGCTGGATTACTATCGGCTTTCGGCGGATCGGCGTTTGTTATTCGGTGGCGCTTGCCACTATTCGGGCCGCGACCCGAAGAACATCGGTGCCTACATGCGCCCGAAGATGCTGGAAGTTTTCCCGCAACTGGCCGAGGTGAAGATCGACTATCAATGGGGCGGGATGATCGGCATTGGTGCGAATCGATTGCCGCAGATCGGTCGACTCAAGGATCAGCCGAATGTGTATTACGCCCAGGCGTATTCGGGCCATGGGGTAAATGCCACGCACTTGGCGGGCAAGTTGTTGGCTGAAGCTATCAGTGGTCAGCAGAGTGGAGGGTTTGATCTGTTCGCCCGGGTTCCCCATGTCACCTTCCCCGGGGGCAAGCATTTGCGTTCGCCATTGTTGGCGTTGGGGATGTTGTGGCATCGGCTTAAAGAGTTGGTCTGA
- a CDS encoding YkgJ family cysteine cluster protein, producing the protein MSCNSQKIRTLRQQIPSFECVPGCHDCCGPVTTSPEEMSRLPRKTRAEQDAAMDELNCVHLGPNGCTVYDERPLICRLFGTTKTLPCPNGRGPVELIHPRVEKQIHEYMASTRQVLV; encoded by the coding sequence ATGAGTTGCAACAGTCAGAAAATTCGCACGCTGCGCCAACAGATTCCCTCGTTCGAGTGCGTACCCGGCTGTCATGACTGCTGTGGCCCGGTCACCACTTCACCGGAAGAAATGTCGCGCCTGCCGCGCAAGACCCGGGCCGAGCAGGATGCGGCGATGGACGAACTCAATTGTGTGCATCTGGGGCCCAACGGCTGCACGGTGTATGACGAACGGCCGCTGATTTGCCGGCTGTTCGGTACGACCAAGACGTTGCCTTGCCCCAATGGGCGGGGACCGGTGGAGTTGATTCATCCACGGGTGGAGAAGCAGATTCATGAGTACATGGCGTCTACCCGGCAGGTCCTCGTCTGA
- a CDS encoding Lrp/AsnC ligand binding domain-containing protein, producing the protein MRTNTQTKRELDKIDRNILRILQADGRISFTELGEKVGLSTTPCTERVRRLEREGIIMGYNARLNPQHLKGSLLVFVEISLDYKSGDTFEEFRRAVLKLPHVLECHLVSGDFDYLVKARISEMASYRKLLGDILLKLPHVRESKSYIVMEEVKESLSLPIPD; encoded by the coding sequence ATGCGTACCAACACTCAAACCAAACGTGAGCTGGACAAGATCGACCGCAACATCCTGCGGATCCTGCAAGCGGACGGACGCATCTCCTTCACCGAGCTTGGGGAAAAGGTCGGGCTCTCGACCACGCCGTGTACCGAACGGGTGCGGCGCCTGGAGCGTGAAGGGATCATCATGGGCTACAACGCCCGGCTCAATCCGCAGCACCTCAAGGGTAGTCTCCTGGTGTTCGTCGAGATCAGTCTGGATTACAAGTCGGGCGATACTTTCGAGGAGTTCCGACGCGCGGTGCTCAAACTGCCCCATGTGCTGGAATGCCACCTGGTATCAGGGGATTTCGACTACCTGGTGAAGGCGCGGATTTCCGAGATGGCCTCGTACCGCAAGCTGCTGGGCGACATTCTGCTCAAGCTGCCGCATGTGCGCGAATCCAAGAGCTATATCGTGATGGAAGAGGTGAAAGAGAGCCTTAGCCTGCCGATTCCGGATTGA
- the dadA gene encoding D-amino acid dehydrogenase: MRVMVLGSGVIGTTSAYYLARAGFEVVVVDRQPAAAMETSFANAGQVSPGYASPWAAPGVPLKAIKWLLQRHAPLAIKATADIDQYLWMAQMLRNCTANRYAVNKERMVRLSEYSRDCLDELRAETGIAYEGRSLGTTQLFRTQAQLDGAAKDISVLKESGVPFELLDRAGIARVEPALANVTDILAGALRLPNDQTGDCQMFTTRLAEMAVKMGVEFRFGQDIQKLDFAGDRINGVWIDGKLETADRYVLALGSYSPQLLKPLGIKAPVYPLKGYSLTVPITNPAMAPTSTILDETYKVAITRFDNRIRVGGMAEIAGFDLSLNPRRRETLEMIVNDLYPQGGDLAQASFWTGLRPTTPDGTPIVGATPFKNLFLNTGHGTLGWTMACGSGRLLADLMAKKTPQISAEGLDISRYGKKTQESAKHVNPAPAHQ, translated from the coding sequence ATGCGCGTTATGGTCTTGGGTAGCGGCGTCATCGGTACCACCAGTGCTTATTATCTGGCGCGTGCCGGGTTCGAAGTCGTGGTGGTGGACCGTCAGCCGGCCGCTGCCATGGAGACCAGTTTCGCCAACGCCGGGCAGGTCTCGCCGGGTTATGCCTCGCCGTGGGCCGCGCCGGGCGTGCCGCTCAAGGCCATCAAGTGGCTGCTGCAGCGCCACGCACCACTGGCGATCAAGGCAACTGCCGACATCGATCAATACCTGTGGATGGCGCAGATGCTGCGCAACTGCACGGCCAACCGTTATGCGGTGAACAAGGAGCGCATGGTCCGTCTGTCCGAGTACAGCCGTGACTGCCTCGACGAATTGCGCGCTGAAACCGGCATTGCCTACGAAGGCCGCAGCCTGGGCACGACCCAGCTGTTCCGCACTCAGGCCCAGCTTGATGGCGCGGCGAAAGATATCTCCGTGCTGAAAGAGTCAGGCGTACCGTTCGAACTGCTCGACCGCGCCGGCATTGCCCGCGTTGAGCCGGCACTGGCCAACGTCACCGACATCCTCGCCGGTGCCCTGCGTCTGCCGAACGATCAGACGGGCGACTGTCAGATGTTCACCACTCGCCTGGCCGAAATGGCCGTCAAAATGGGCGTGGAATTCCGTTTCGGCCAGGATATCCAGAAGCTCGATTTCGCCGGTGACCGCATCAACGGCGTGTGGATCGACGGCAAGCTCGAAACCGCAGACCGCTACGTGCTGGCCCTCGGCAGCTACTCGCCGCAATTGCTCAAGCCACTGGGGATCAAGGCGCCGGTGTACCCGCTCAAGGGTTACTCGCTGACCGTGCCGATCACCAACCCGGCGATGGCCCCTACGTCGACCATTCTCGACGAGACCTACAAGGTCGCGATTACCCGTTTCGACAACCGCATCCGCGTTGGCGGCATGGCTGAAATCGCCGGTTTTGACCTGTCGCTGAACCCGCGTCGGCGCGAAACCCTGGAGATGATCGTCAACGACCTCTATCCTCAGGGCGGCGATCTGGCCCAGGCCAGTTTCTGGACCGGTCTGCGCCCGACTACTCCGGACGGCACCCCAATTGTTGGCGCCACACCGTTCAAGAATCTGTTCCTGAACACCGGTCACGGCACACTCGGCTGGACCATGGCTTGTGGCTCCGGCCGCTTGCTGGCTGACCTGATGGCGAAGAAAACGCCGCAGATCAGCGCCGAAGGCCTCGATATTTCCCGTTACGGTAAAAAAACCCAGGAGTCCGCAAAACATGTCAATCCAGCGCCAGCTCACCAATGA
- a CDS encoding RidA family protein has translation MSIQRQLTNERMSQIVNHNGTVYLAGQVGDDMSAGIEQQTRETLANIERLLDLAGTDKNHLLSVTIYLKDIDAHFEGMNAVWDKWLPKGVAPARATVESKLCEPEILVELSVVAALP, from the coding sequence ATGTCAATCCAGCGCCAGCTCACCAATGAGCGCATGAGCCAGATCGTCAACCATAACGGTACGGTGTATCTGGCAGGGCAAGTCGGCGACGATATGAGCGCCGGGATTGAACAGCAGACCCGTGAAACCCTCGCCAACATCGAGCGCTTGCTGGATCTGGCCGGGACCGACAAGAACCACTTGCTGTCGGTGACGATTTACCTGAAAGACATTGATGCGCACTTCGAAGGCATGAATGCGGTGTGGGACAAGTGGCTGCCAAAAGGCGTCGCCCCGGCCCGCGCGACTGTCGAGTCGAAGCTGTGTGAACCCGAGATCCTGGTTGAGCTGTCGGTTGTCGCCGCTCTGCCATAA